A segment of the Sanyastnella coralliicola genome:
TCGTGGTCATGACGAGCCCTTTGAACCGGATACTCGATTCATTGATCAGCTCTACCTCTGCTCTTTCGTTATTTGAAACGGCAATGAGTTTGCCTTCCGAACACTCACATTGATATTCTGTCTCATTGTACATTAACACATCGCTCCCGGGGAATGAAAGCTCCAATATGTGTGATGGGCCGTGCATAAATGCCCCTGCCAAAGGCTCGCACTTTTGATTTTGAAGATCCGCTGCATACAATGCAAAGCCACCTATAAGTACGATGACAACAAGGATGATGCGGTACTTTCCAAATTGCTTCATGATCATTGCATGGATTTGGATTACCTAATTAACTCTCAGCCTTAAGTAACACAAAATCAATGGATTTGTTAGTACACTTGATAAATATCAGCTGACACCTACACGTTGAAATCTCACTGTTTGTCAATACTGATAACGACTCCGATCATTTCTTCCTTCGCTAAATCAGCACTGAAATCGATCATATTCCCACCTTCAAATCGCACGTTCTGCACACCAAGTAGGCTTTGAAGTTTGTTCGCATAGGTTCCTTGACCAGACGAAAGACGCTGGTTGAAATCGTTGTAATCAATGGGATCTTGAGTTATGACTATGGCGATATGATCTCGGTTTCCAACGTCGTCTGTTTTCATAGAGTAGTCACGAGGGAAAAGACGAGTGCCGGTAATTCCACAATATGGTGAGTGCTTCTCGGTATATGGGAACAACACATAACTACTTCCATCGGTCTCTTCACCAAAAACATAAATGTAACATGGCTTATCGTTGGTAATCTCCACTTTGAACTTGTCTCCAATTTCCACTGGATCAGCCGTCGAGAACATCCCTTCCATTCCTTGATGGAATCGCATGTACCCCCCATCATTCATTTTCAATCCGATCTCAGCCGTCAGACGTGATCCAAATGGAGCGTCGGCATTGCCCATTGGATCCATTCCATAGGCCTCACGAACGAAGTAATCGAAGTCTTTGTAGCGAACGTAGGCTACGCCATCGTTCCCCCAATCTTCACCCCAGCTGTTCATGATTTCGAAGGCTCCACCTTCCAAATAATCGTCATACCCGATAACACACATGGCATGTCCTCCAAAACCTCGCTGATCATAATCCGTCGCTGAAGGGATCCAAACATTCTTCCCGTGCATGCCTTGCATGAAGCTTCCACCGACCATCATTCCTATCACCACGGGTGCTCCTTGAGCAATGTGTTGTTTCACCGCCAGTAAATCAACCTCCCTCGCATTGTCACTTTTTGAAAGTCGCTGAAAACCATGGATTGTATAATCTTGCGCTCGCTCACGCTCGGAACTGTTAGGTTTATCAGAGCAAGAACGCTCATCATAGCCAAATTCACGGAAAGGAAGTACTCCTCCCTCCTGCAAATTCTCCATGGCATCTGGGAGGTAAGAACCTTGACAATTGGTCAAGGCAATCTGGTTGTACAGATAACTAGGTGAAAATGCCAGTTGATTCGGGTTCTTCCCAGTTCTTCTAGATTCAAGAATGGTACGACCTGCATAACTCGCTGCCCATGCCACGCACGACCCTTGTTTCCCTTGGCTTAAACGTTTTGGTGCATATGCTTCTAGACTAAAAGACTCTGGAAGCGGGTTCTTGATATTATCAGCCAACGGTTCATAGATTGCCGTATTCTCATGCTTCTCT
Coding sequences within it:
- a CDS encoding C1 family peptidase, producing the protein MPVRMEKDDNRRSKDNYPGRRRRPSTGGGGGNNPLVYLIPLLLKKPKLLLVVAVIGGLWYFFGGGCSGLEGGGETTQNIVENLFSTGLEYSAEKHENTAIYEPLADNIKNPLPESFSLEAYAPKRLSQGKQGSCVAWAASYAGRTILESRRTGKNPNQLAFSPSYLYNQIALTNCQGSYLPDAMENLQEGGVLPFREFGYDERSCSDKPNSSERERAQDYTIHGFQRLSKSDNAREVDLLAVKQHIAQGAPVVIGMMVGGSFMQGMHGKNVWIPSATDYDQRGFGGHAMCVIGYDDYLEGGAFEIMNSWGEDWGNDGVAYVRYKDFDYFVREAYGMDPMGNADAPFGSRLTAEIGLKMNDGGYMRFHQGMEGMFSTADPVEIGDKFKVEITNDKPCYIYVFGEETDGSSYVLFPYTEKHSPYCGITGTRLFPRDYSMKTDDVGNRDHIAIVITQDPIDYNDFNQRLSSGQGTYANKLQSLLGVQNVRFEGGNMIDFSADLAKEEMIGVVISIDKQ